A genome region from Vulpes lagopus strain Blue_001 chromosome 7, ASM1834538v1, whole genome shotgun sequence includes the following:
- the GRM2 gene encoding metabotropic glutamate receptor 2 encodes MGSLLGLLALLLLWGAVAEGPAKKVLTLEGDLVLGGLFPVHQKGGPAEECGPVNEHRGIQRLEAMLFALDRINRDPHLLPGVRLGAHILDSCSKDTHALEQALDFVRASLSRGADGSRHICPDGSYATHSDAPTAITGVIGGSYSDVSIQVANLLRLFQIPQISYASTSAKLSDKSRYDYFARTVPPDFFQAKAMAEILRFFNWTYVSTVASEGDYGETGIEAFELEARARNICVATSEKVGRAMSRAAFEGVVRALLQKPSARVAVLFTRSEDARELLAATQRLNASFTWVASDGWGALESVVAGSERAAEGAITIELASYPISDFASYFRSLDPWNNSRNPWFREFWEQRFHCSFRRRDCAAHSLRAVPFEQESKIMFVVNAVYAMAHALHNMHRTLCPNTTQLCDAMRPVNGRRLYKDFVLNVKFDAPFRPADTHSEVRFDRFGDGIGRYNIFTYLRAGSGRYRYQKVGYWAEGLTLDTSLIPWASPSAGPLPASRCSEPCLQNEVKSVQPGEVCCWLCIPCQPYEYRLDEFTCADCGLGYWPNASLTGCFELPQEYIRWGDAWAVGPVTIACLGALATLFVLGVFVRHNATPVVKASGRELCYILLGGVFLCYCMTFIFIAKPSTVVCTLRRLGLGTAFSVCYSALLTKTNRIARIFGGAREGAQRPRFISPASQVAICLALISGQLLIVAAWLVVEAPGTGKETAPERREVVTLRCNHRDASMLGSLAYNVLLIALCTLYAFKTRKCPENFNEAKFIGFTMYTTCIIWLAFLPIFYVTSSDYRVQTTTMCVSVSLSGSVVLGCLFAPKLHIILFQPQKNVVSHRAPTSRFSSAATRASSSLGQGSGSQFVPTVCNGREVVDSTTSSL; translated from the exons ATGGGATCACTGCTTGGGCTCCTGGCACTGCTGCTGCTATGGGGCGCTGTGGCTGAGGGCCCTGCCAAGAAGGTGCTGACCCTGGAGGGGGACCTGGTCCTGGGTGGGCTGTTTCCAGTACACCAGAAGGGTGGCCCAGCAGAGGAGTGTGGGCCTGTCAATGAGCATCGTGGCATCCAGCGCCTGGAGGCCATGCTTTTTGCACTGGACCGCATCAACCGTGACCCACACCTGCTGCCAGGCGTGCGCCTGGGCGCGCATATTCTCGACAGCTGCTCCAAGGACACACATGCCCTGGAGCAGGCACTCGACTTCGTGCGTGCCTCGCTTAGCCGTGGTGCCGATGGCTCACGCCACATCTGCCCCGATGGCTCGTATGCCACCCACAGTGATGCTCCCACTGCCATCACTGGTGTCATTGGCGGCTCCTACAGCGATGTCTCCATCCAG gtGGCCAACCTCCTGCGGCTATTTCAGATCCCACAGATTAGCTATGCCTCCACCAGCGCCAAGCTGAGTGACAAGTCCCGCTATGACTACTTTGCCCGCACAGTGCCCCCCGACTTCTTCCAAGCCAAAGCCATGGCTGAGATTCTCCGTTTCTTCAACTGGACCTATGTGTCCACTGTGGCATCCGAGGGTGACTATGGTGAGACAGGCATCGAAGCCTTTGAGCTAGAGGCCCGTGCCCGCAACATCTGTGTGGCCACCTCGGAGAAAGTGGGCCGTGCCATGAGCCGCGCAGCTTTTGAGGGTGTGGTGAGAGCCCTGCTGCAGAAGCCCAGTGCCCGTGTGGCTGTCCTGTTCACCCGTTCTGAGGATGCCCGCGAGCTCCTCGCGGCTACCCAGCGCCTCAATGCCAGCTTCACCTGGGTGGCCAGCGATGGCTGGGGGGCCCTGGAGAGTGTGGTGGCAGGCAGTGAGAGGGCTGCTGAGGGTGCCATCACTATTGAGCTGGCCTCCTATCCCATCAGTGACTTTGCCTCCTACTTCCGGAGCCTGGACCCCTGGAACAACAGCCGGAACCCCTGGTTCCGTGAGTTCTGGGAGCAGAGGTTCCACTGTAGCTTCCGGCGGCGAGATTGCGCAGCCCACTCACTACGGGCCGTGCCTTTTGAGCAAGAGTCCAAGATCATGTTTGTCGTTAATGCAGTGTATGCCATGGCCCATGCGCTGCACAACATGCACCGAACCCTCTGCCCCAACACCACCCAACTCTGTGATGCAATGCGGCCTGTCAACGGACGCCGGCTCTACAAGGACTTCGTACTCAATGTCAAATTTGATG CCCCCTTCCGCCCGGCTGACACGCACAGTGAGGTCCGCTTTGACCGCTTTGGTGATGGCATTGGTCGCTACAACATCTTCACCTATTTGCGGGCAGGGAGTGGGCGCTATCGCTACCAGAAGGTAGGCTACTGGGCAGAAGGCCTAACCCTGGATACCAGCCTCATCCCATGGGCCTCGCCCTCGGCcggccccctgcctgcctctcgcTGCAGTGAGCCCTGTCTCCAGAATGAAGTGAAGAGCGTGCAGCCAGGGGAGGTCTGCTGCTGGCTCTGCATCCCCTGCCAGCCCTACGAGTACCGGCTGGACGAATTCACTTGTGCTGACTGTGGCCTGGGTTACTGGCCCAATGCCAGCCTGACCGGCTGCTTTGAGCTGCCCCAGGAGTACATCCGCTGGGGTGATGCCTGGGCTGTGGGACCTGTCACCATCGCCTGTCTAGGTGCCCTGGCGACCCTCTTTGTGCTGGGTGTCTTTGTGCGGCACAATGCCACACCAGTGGTCAAGGCCTCTGGACGGGAGCTCTGCTACATCCTGTTGGGCGGTGTCTTCCTCTGCTACTGCATGACCTTCATCTTCATTGCCAAGCCATCCACGGTGGTGTGTACCTTACGGCGCCTTGGTCTGGGCACCGCCTTCTCTGTCTGCTACTCAGCTCTGCTCACCAAGACCAACCGCATTGCACGCATCTTTGGTGGGGCCCGGGAGGGAGCCCAGCGACCACGCTTCATCAGTCCTGCCTCGCAGGTGGCCATCTGCCTGGCACTTATCTCGGGCCAGCTGCTCATTGTAGCTGCCTGGCTGGTGGTGGAAGCACCAGGCACAGGCAAGGAGACAGCCCCAGAGCGGCGGGAGGTGGTAACATTGCGCTGCAACCATCGAGATGCAAGCATGCTGGGTTCACTGGCCTACAACGTGCTCCTCATCGCACTCTGCACACTCTATGCCTTCAAGACCCGCAAGTGCCCTGAGAACTTCAATGAGGCCAAATTCATAGGCTTTACCATGTACACCACTTGCATCATCTGGCTGGCCTTCCTGCCCATCTTCTATGTCACCTCCAGTGACTACCGG GTACAGACCACCACCATGTGCGTATCAGTCAGCCTCAGTGGCTCTGTGGTGCTCGGCTGTCTCTTTGCACCCAAGTTGCACATCATCCTTTTCCAGCCACAGAAGAATGTGGTCAGCCACCGTGCGCCCACCAGCCGCTTCAGCAGCGCCGCCACCAGGGCCAGCTCCAGCCTCGGCCAAG GATCTGGCTCCCAGTTTGTCCCCACCGTTTGCAACGGCCGTGAGGTGGTAGATTCAACAACATCGTCACTTTGA